The following are encoded together in the Schistosoma mansoni, WGS project CABG00000000 data, supercontig 0214, strain Puerto Rico, whole genome shotgun sequence genome:
- a CDS encoding tetracycline-efflux transporter, putative, whose translation MLVIFVFLFLDIVTVSMILPWMPSLLETYESEKEWFYILSKKYVQHMGFALGFQEGSTWDRVFIGGLLSSLSSLMQFVSSPVAGALSDYFGRKPILIVLQVSLIIVNVFWSALGKSFLWLLIYRVLCGAARANVGVVLALVGDISSDTLRTKGMAVVGLAYGIGFTVGPPCSVILLSRWKSVAKVSHYNRRYAPDKYLETEGYADYAS comes from the exons ATGcttgttatttttgttttcctCTTCCTCGACATCGTAACTGTGAGTATGATTCTACCATGGATGCCTTCTCTTTTAGAAACATACGAGTCTGAAAAA GAATGGTTTTATATTTTGTCCAAGAAATATGTCCAACACATGGGTTTTGCTTTGGGTTTTCAAGAAGGTTCTACATGGGACAGAGTATTCATTGGAG GCCTTCTATCGTCATTATCATCCTTGATGCAATTTGTTTCATCTCCTGTAGCTGGGGCTTTATCAGACTATTTTGGTAGAAAGCCGATCTTAATTGTCCTTCAG GTATCGCTTATAATCGTTAATGTTTTCTGGTCAGCGTTAGGTAAGTCATTTTTGTGGCTACTGATATATCGTGTATTATGTGGTGCTGCACGAGCAAATGTCGGTGTTGTATTAGCACTTGTTGGCGATATCAGCAGTGATACATTGCGTACTAAAGGAATGGCGGTTGTTGGTCTGGCTTATGGTATCGGATTCACTGTAGGACCACCATGCTCAGTTATCTTACTTAGCCGGTGGAAA TCGGTTGCGAAAGTTTCACATTATAATAGAAGATATGCTCCAGACAAATATCTTGAAACTGAGGGTTATGCAGATTATGCATCTTAA